A genomic region of Microbacterium schleiferi contains the following coding sequences:
- a CDS encoding ABC transporter ATP-binding protein: MAERFADAVVTASDLSVTHVTPAGDVHALVDASLKLYPGELVVLIGPSGAGKTTLLHVLGGIEAASSGSARVGDVVITDASERELDRLRREDVAFIFQSFGLLDALTAAENVEIPLRIARAEPLVRDERVRMLLERVGLDGHASQRPAELSGGQRQRVAIARALAASPRVLLADEPTGQLDSHTAEAMIELIVSIAHEDGVAVLLSTHDPSIVARADRVLEIHDGVLTARMPHPQAAASE, encoded by the coding sequence ATGGCTGAGCGCTTCGCGGATGCCGTCGTGACCGCATCCGATCTCTCGGTGACCCATGTCACCCCTGCCGGCGACGTCCATGCGCTTGTGGATGCGTCTTTGAAGCTCTATCCGGGAGAGCTGGTCGTGCTCATCGGCCCCTCGGGTGCGGGAAAGACCACTCTCTTGCACGTGCTCGGCGGCATCGAGGCGGCCTCGAGTGGTTCCGCGCGGGTCGGAGACGTCGTCATCACGGATGCCTCGGAGCGCGAACTCGACCGCCTGAGGCGCGAGGACGTCGCCTTCATCTTTCAGTCGTTCGGTCTGCTTGACGCACTCACCGCCGCCGAGAACGTGGAGATTCCGCTGCGGATCGCGCGTGCCGAGCCTCTCGTTCGTGACGAGCGGGTACGGATGCTGCTCGAGCGGGTGGGTCTGGACGGACACGCCAGCCAGCGCCCGGCAGAGCTCTCCGGTGGGCAGCGCCAGCGCGTCGCGATCGCGCGAGCTTTGGCGGCATCCCCGCGAGTGCTGCTGGCCGACGAACCGACGGGTCAGCTCGATTCACACACGGCCGAGGCGATGATCGAACTCATCGTCTCGATCGCGCACGAGGACGGTGTCGCGGTCCTGCTTTCGACTCACGACCCGTCGATCGTGGCGCGCGCCGACCGGGTGCTCGAGATCCACGACGGCGTGCTCACCGCGCGGATGCCACATCCGCAGGCCGCGGCATCCGAGTGA
- a CDS encoding ABC transporter ATP-binding protein, with translation MTPVPSGEPDIQCEGLVRIFAVADIEVQALQGLDLFVSRGELVALVGASGSGKSTLLAILSGLDMPTAGKAVVAGRDLPSLTSRDRVTYRRDVVGFVWQQTARNLLPYLSALENVELAAAIGRRPRAHERARRMLELVGAAELAERHPAELSGGQQQRVAIAVALVNEPRVLLADEPTGDLDEEASVEVLRTFERVNAELGTTALIVTHDPAVSEHVQRTVQIRDGRTSSEVLRWTHTDDEGRQHAMAEEFVVLDRVGRMQLPAGYMTSLDLRDRVRLQLQVDHVAVRPGHEGGASRPSSVGEEGADG, from the coding sequence ATGACGCCAGTGCCCTCGGGTGAGCCCGACATCCAGTGCGAAGGCCTCGTGCGGATCTTCGCCGTTGCCGACATCGAAGTTCAGGCACTGCAGGGACTTGATCTGTTCGTCAGTCGCGGCGAACTGGTCGCGCTCGTGGGAGCGTCCGGCTCGGGAAAGTCGACGTTGCTGGCGATCCTGTCCGGACTCGACATGCCCACAGCAGGAAAGGCCGTGGTCGCTGGCCGCGATCTTCCCTCCCTGACGAGTCGGGATCGTGTCACATATCGGCGCGATGTGGTCGGCTTCGTCTGGCAGCAGACTGCCCGAAACCTCCTTCCCTACCTCTCTGCTCTGGAGAACGTCGAGCTCGCTGCCGCCATCGGACGGCGGCCTCGGGCGCACGAGCGGGCGCGGCGCATGCTCGAGCTGGTCGGCGCGGCCGAGCTCGCCGAGCGTCACCCCGCAGAGCTCTCGGGCGGGCAGCAGCAGCGCGTGGCGATCGCGGTCGCGCTGGTCAACGAGCCTCGGGTGCTGCTGGCGGATGAACCGACCGGTGATCTCGACGAAGAGGCATCCGTGGAGGTGTTGCGCACCTTCGAGCGGGTCAATGCTGAGCTGGGCACCACCGCGCTGATCGTCACGCACGATCCGGCAGTGTCCGAGCATGTGCAGCGCACGGTCCAGATCCGCGACGGGCGCACCTCGAGCGAGGTGCTGCGCTGGACGCACACGGACGACGAAGGGCGTCAGCACGCCATGGCCGAAGAGTTCGTCGTGCTGGACCGGGTCGGGCGGATGCAGTTGCCGGCCGGCTATATGACGAGTCTCGACCTCAGAGATCGCGTGCGTCTGCAACTCCAGGTCGACCACGTCGCCGTGCGACCGGGCCACGAGGGCGGCGCCTCGCGTCCGTCCTCCGTCGGGGAGGAGGGCGCCGATGGCTGA
- a CDS encoding FtsX-like permease family protein: MSPDRVSLLRLLRRRFGVPRGAATVIIVLAAMTALLVSASPRLLVQVTREEVAHQAGQLAPTTRDLTGSVVSTFIPDGGVSGLERALATAREQWPPLVHGLVGEGQVAVYTVPLRVAPEALPPTSPDTDIQLLVEPDAQEHLEIVGGTWPREWSGSGPIGIALTEDAAATMEWPLGQRRSITATDVVEVQLTAIVRPTEPDDPRWLHLPTALTASVFDDGNRRPVATSAAWVNPATWEVLDPPGTIVAWYPVDGAAPEGLDVAQVLPAMRAIVTSPLSLDPAGSVRVSLESGLVTALGVAVGRTEATRAILTVAAVGPIVVAFSLEVLAAALMVRRRRPQLALLSARGTPSAQLRRLLALEGLLLGVPVSVIAAAVGVAVTPADAGWLPVLVAVLAGTVPAAALALALPRDLLAVRREDLDHRRRSLSMAATQILVVVLAAVAVTVLLVRGAGEGTLDPLAVAAPLLLTVALALVVVRLHPIPLALALRLQRRRRGVTGLVGAARAVREPVAGTAAVLAMLVAVAIAVFSSIVLATVDRGAVVAAQRAVGADIQISGPYVDADRLDEIRGIEGVAAVAGLLRGDYLPVVGPGGRITAEVIATDPTALSAVQQGMVGAFPAGIADAALPLDVVPSTSLEVQLGGTVSDIAGTPAVGAEPLEQILGLTVSPEFVVVGADAYTSLTGKGFFPRTVLIDLAPGSDAAPVVERIGQIIDGAYSVSLLDASTDEIRSSPAVTALRIALLSAVVIAIALSAVALLLVAGVTRDARSRVIALLRTMGMSRRATRGIVAWDFVPLGVTALVGGGVLGILLPLLIVFSIDLRPFTGGGDQPSLFVDPVLSATLVAIVLAALALAVVGGVLGARATSMAAVLRTGED, translated from the coding sequence ATGTCGCCTGATCGTGTCTCGCTTCTCCGCCTGCTGCGGCGGCGCTTCGGCGTGCCCCGTGGTGCGGCGACCGTCATCATCGTGCTCGCAGCGATGACGGCCTTGCTCGTGTCAGCCAGTCCACGACTGCTCGTGCAGGTCACTCGGGAAGAGGTCGCGCACCAGGCGGGTCAGCTCGCCCCGACGACGCGGGATCTGACGGGATCGGTGGTGTCGACGTTCATCCCCGACGGAGGCGTGAGCGGTCTCGAGCGAGCGCTGGCGACTGCCCGTGAGCAGTGGCCGCCGCTCGTCCACGGTCTCGTCGGTGAGGGACAGGTCGCTGTCTACACCGTCCCGTTGCGGGTTGCGCCCGAGGCGTTGCCGCCCACCTCGCCCGACACCGACATCCAGCTTCTGGTCGAACCCGACGCGCAAGAGCATCTGGAGATCGTCGGCGGAACATGGCCGCGTGAGTGGTCGGGTTCCGGGCCGATCGGGATCGCGCTGACCGAAGATGCCGCGGCCACCATGGAGTGGCCGCTCGGGCAACGCCGCTCGATCACGGCGACCGACGTCGTTGAGGTCCAACTGACGGCGATCGTTCGCCCGACCGAGCCGGATGATCCGCGCTGGCTGCATCTGCCGACCGCGCTCACGGCATCCGTCTTCGACGACGGGAACCGGCGGCCGGTCGCAACCTCGGCGGCGTGGGTGAACCCCGCCACCTGGGAGGTTCTCGACCCGCCCGGGACGATCGTCGCGTGGTATCCCGTCGACGGGGCGGCCCCCGAGGGCCTCGATGTCGCGCAGGTGCTTCCCGCGATGCGCGCGATCGTCACCTCGCCACTCTCGCTGGACCCCGCCGGGAGCGTTCGCGTCTCGCTCGAGTCCGGCCTGGTGACCGCGCTCGGTGTCGCTGTCGGGCGCACCGAGGCCACGCGCGCGATCCTGACTGTGGCCGCGGTGGGCCCGATCGTGGTCGCCTTCTCGCTCGAAGTTCTCGCCGCAGCACTCATGGTTCGTCGACGCCGTCCGCAGTTGGCGCTGCTCTCGGCCCGAGGTACGCCGTCAGCGCAGTTGCGCCGCCTGCTCGCTCTCGAGGGTCTCCTCCTCGGCGTCCCCGTGAGCGTGATCGCCGCGGCGGTTGGCGTGGCGGTCACACCCGCGGATGCCGGTTGGCTCCCCGTTCTGGTTGCCGTTCTCGCGGGCACGGTCCCGGCTGCCGCGCTCGCCCTCGCGCTGCCGCGCGATCTTCTGGCCGTGCGCCGGGAGGATCTCGACCATCGGCGTCGGAGCCTGTCGATGGCGGCGACGCAGATCCTCGTCGTCGTGCTCGCCGCCGTCGCCGTGACCGTCTTGCTGGTGCGCGGCGCCGGTGAGGGAACTCTGGACCCTCTCGCTGTGGCGGCGCCGCTGCTTCTGACCGTGGCGCTCGCGCTGGTGGTCGTGCGGCTGCATCCGATCCCCCTCGCCCTCGCGTTGCGCCTGCAGCGGCGTCGCCGCGGGGTGACAGGCCTCGTGGGCGCTGCCCGCGCCGTGCGAGAGCCCGTCGCAGGCACGGCGGCGGTACTCGCGATGCTGGTCGCTGTCGCGATCGCGGTCTTCTCGTCGATCGTCCTCGCCACCGTCGACCGGGGAGCGGTGGTGGCCGCCCAGCGCGCGGTCGGGGCAGACATCCAGATCTCCGGCCCCTACGTAGATGCCGATCGGCTCGACGAGATCCGCGGGATCGAGGGCGTTGCAGCGGTCGCGGGTCTGCTGCGGGGCGACTACCTCCCCGTCGTGGGACCCGGTGGGCGGATCACCGCTGAGGTGATCGCGACCGATCCGACGGCCCTCTCCGCCGTCCAGCAGGGGATGGTCGGAGCCTTTCCCGCGGGCATCGCCGACGCGGCATTGCCCCTGGATGTCGTCCCGTCGACGTCGTTGGAGGTGCAGCTGGGCGGTACGGTGAGCGACATCGCGGGTACTCCCGCCGTCGGTGCAGAACCCCTCGAGCAGATCCTGGGTCTGACGGTTTCCCCGGAGTTCGTCGTCGTCGGAGCAGACGCCTACACCTCGCTCACCGGCAAGGGGTTCTTTCCTCGGACAGTCTTGATCGACCTCGCGCCCGGCTCGGACGCTGCCCCCGTGGTCGAGCGCATCGGCCAGATCATCGACGGCGCGTACTCGGTGAGTCTGCTGGATGCGTCGACCGACGAGATCCGCAGCTCGCCGGCGGTCACGGCGTTGCGGATCGCGTTGCTGAGCGCCGTCGTCATCGCCATCGCGCTCTCGGCGGTGGCTCTCCTCCTGGTGGCCGGGGTGACTCGCGACGCGCGGTCCCGGGTCATCGCGCTGCTGCGCACGATGGGGATGAGTCGGCGCGCGACGCGCGGCATCGTGGCGTGGGATTTCGTTCCGCTGGGAGTCACTGCGCTGGTGGGAGGAGGCGTTCTCGGCATCCTGCTGCCCCTCCTGATCGTGTTCTCGATCGATCTGCGGCCCTTCACCGGTGGCGGTGACCAGCCCTCGCTCTTCGTCGATCCCGTCTTGAGCGCTACGCTCGTCGCGATCGTGCTGGCCGCTCTGGCCCTCGCTGTCGTCGGCGGTGTGCTGGGAGCCCGCGCCACCTCGATGGCGGCAGTACTGAGAACAGGGGAGGACTGA
- a CDS encoding FtsX-like permease family protein, with protein sequence MSGEPVEPNQVWLTSDDPGASGASAALIERDYPQVVVLTPDPAIAADRVAQGTTLQVSAIGSVLIALILLMLRAGVSGTEAREAALLALVGAGRRTATRTVAVENTTALVVGFVAGIVGGAVTAVVIVPPAVRWASGELPGAYPVGIHADVPLLLALLAVLLIGGLVVAWSVRLPRALARLVREDE encoded by the coding sequence GTGTCGGGGGAACCGGTCGAGCCCAACCAGGTCTGGCTCACCTCCGACGACCCCGGCGCCTCCGGCGCCTCCGCTGCTCTGATCGAACGGGACTACCCGCAGGTCGTGGTACTCACCCCAGACCCGGCGATCGCCGCAGACCGCGTCGCGCAGGGAACAACCCTGCAGGTCTCGGCGATCGGGTCCGTCCTCATCGCGCTGATACTTCTCATGCTGCGCGCAGGCGTCAGCGGCACGGAGGCGCGGGAGGCAGCGCTGCTTGCGCTCGTGGGGGCGGGGCGCCGCACCGCGACCAGGACGGTGGCCGTCGAGAACACGACGGCGCTCGTCGTTGGCTTTGTTGCCGGGATCGTCGGGGGAGCGGTCACGGCGGTGGTGATCGTCCCGCCTGCCGTCAGGTGGGCATCCGGCGAGCTCCCCGGCGCCTACCCGGTGGGCATCCACGCCGACGTCCCTCTCCTCCTGGCCCTTCTGGCTGTGTTGCTGATCGGCGGGCTCGTGGTGGCGTGGTCCGTGCGTCTTCCGCGAGCTCTGGCGCGGCTGGTCCGAGAGGACGAGTGA